The stretch of DNA TTATGGAGAAACTAATGTAGTCGATGTATATATAAGATATCTTAGAAGTAAGATTGACTATAAGTTCGGTACTCAATATATTCAAACCTTACGAGGCACAGGTTATATACTAAAAGACGAATAATTTTTTTAGGAACCTAAATTGGACGCTGACATTGAAATAAAAAATAAAAAATCTTTTTGGAAACGGTTTTTATCTACTTTATTAACCGCTTTGCTGTTTGTTCCCAAGCAAATTGCAAAAATTTTCAAAAAATTTTCCGCTTGGTTTAATTATAATGTAACGGCAAAAATGACGATGATTAATGCCGTTATTTTTACCTTTTTTGGTACCGTTCTGTCTATATTGATAATCTTTATTACAGAACAGTCCGTACTTACTCCGCACATTTCGGAATTAAAGCATTATTACAGCTATATCGCCAGTGATTTATATAAAGAATACGATCAAGAAGTTTTGGTGAGCAAAGCTCCTGAATTAAAAGCCGCTAATATTGAGGCTGCAGTTCTTAGTCATGATAATGAGCTACTGTGGACCAATTTATCTCAAACAAGCAAAAGCTATGCTTTATTGTTAAACACGCCTCTTAATAAAAAAGTCGTTACTGAGACCAAAATCATGTATTATGCTGGAGAGGTGCAGAATAACAGCGGCAACACCTACAAAATTTATTTGGGCAGACACATTGATTCTGATTATTATCTTTTGTTAAGGCTAAAAACTGCTGTTTATACTATTATTCCTCTTTGTTTGGTGGTACAGCTTATTGTAGGCATTTTGTCTGGCGGGGTATTGCTGTCGCCTATAAGAAAAATAATCAGTCAAACCAGAAAAATAACAAGGGATAATCTTTCTACTGCTAGGCTTGACGAAGGCAAAGCGACAGGCGAGTTAAAAGAACTTATTCAAGTATTAAATCAAATGCTGGACAACCTTCAAGAATCGTTTGAAGCTCAAGAACGTTTTGTATCCGATGCTTCGCACGAATTAAAAACGCCTATCGCGGTCTTGCAAGGTTACAGCGATATGCTCAAACGCTGGGGTAAAAAAGACGAAGCTGTTTTGGATGAAGCCGTGGATGCAATATTCAAAGAAACTCAACATATGAAAAACCTTGTTGAAATGCTTTTGTTTTTGGCAAGAACTAACAACAAGACCGCCAATTTAAAAATTGAAAACTTTTTCTTAAATGATCTGCTTGAAGAAATTATGAAAGATGCCCAGCGGACGTGCAATAACAGAATATTATCCACAGGCAAAATGATGGCATTTACTATTGATGCGGATAGAGAACTAATAAAGCAGCTTATAAGAATATTGATAGACAATGCCATAAAATATACCGCGGATAACGGAGAAATAAAGCTTAGCTGTTACACAGACGGTGAATTTGCTTATGTGGTTGTTCAAGATAACGGCATAGGAATTTCAAAGCAAGACCTTCCTCATATATTTGAAAGGTTTTATCGTGCCGACAAAGCCCGCTCGCGGGGAACAGGCTCTGGATTAGGTCTGTCTATCGCTAAAAAAATCGCTGATGTGCATAACGCAGAAATCTTGATAAGCAGTGAACCAGGAGTTGGTACGGTAGTTAATCTAAAATTAAATCTTAACAATGATCAAAATTCTGTTTCACAGCAACTAATAAAATAGGCTAATATTTTATTTGTTTTTTTGCATATAAATGTTATACTTGTATTTGGGAGATCAATATGAATTACTGCATAAATTGTGGGAGAAGCGGTGAAGGCAAGTATTGTTCCTATTGTGGAATTGATCTTTATACCGTACCCGAAAAATTTAAAGAAAATAAAGTTGAATTTAAAAAAGCCAATATCTGGCTTAGTATATTATGCGTGTTATGTTTCTTGATCGGGATCTTTATATATTTCAACTTTAGAAAACAGCCTGAAAGCATAATATATCTCAAGATGACACAATTATCTGCTTTGATTGCTTGTGTTGTTGTGTCTATTTGGTTTTTATTTATATTAATTATATAGGAGAGAGAAAATGAAGTGTCCTGTTTGTCTTACACAAATACCTGATGACAGTGTATTTTGCACAAATTGCGGAACAAGAATCCCTGTTGAATCAAATCCGCAACCTGCGCAAACACCTCAATTTACTTATAGTTCCCCTCAACAGCCTCAGCCTCAGCAATATTATCAATCCAGAGTAGATGATGCCGGATGTCTTGCAATATTAATCAGTTTCCTGCAACCGTTTATAGGGTTTGCTCTTTATTTGGTCTGGAAAGAATATCGTCCAAATAGCGCAAAAACTTGTTTGATTACTGCTATTGTCGCCTTGGTATTGTCTGTCTTTAGTGGAATAGTACTTGGAATTATAGGAGCAGTTTCTTCAGTTGCTAAACCATCATATATGGATAGTATAGGGCATATAATCAATTTGATTAAGTCTTAGCTTTTTTTATAATGTTAAATTTTACCGCCAAAAATTATTGGCGGTTTTTTTATTTATAGTATTTTTATGGTGTATATTTTTGGTCTCAAATAATAATTACTATATATACAAGGAGTGTGAAAATGAAAGCAACAGGTATAGTAAGAAGAATTGATGAATTAGGCAGAGTAGTAATACCCATGGAAATAAGACGCACCATGAAAATACGTGAGGGCGATCCTTTGGAGATATTTACAGATACCGACGGCGAATTGATTTTGAGAAAATATTCTCCTATGGAAAGCGTAGAAGCTTATGCTGTTTTTTTGGCTGATTCGATCTCTGAAACCGTAGAAACTGGTGTAATTATATGCGATAAAGATGTTATCGTCGCAGTAAGCGGATTGTCAAAAAAAGAATACTTGGGACAAAATATTACTGGCGAATTAGAACGCGCCATAGAAAACAGAAAAACTGTACTCAATGTTTCTACAGATAAAATAGTTTCGGTAAAATTTGATGACAGCAATTACCGCTCCCAAATAATATCTCCAATAATCGCAGCAGGAGACGTATATGGTGCAGTTGTATTGTTGTCTAAAGATAAAGTTTTGACTGATATGGAATTAAAAGTTGCGGTGTCCGCATCTAATTATTTGGGTAAACAATTGACATAAAAAAACAACGGCTTGATTTCTTGCTTTCTTTTATAGAAGGCTTGATAAGCCGTTATTTTTTAATTCAATGAATTTATAGTGATATTGCCGTTATGCGTTACAGTTACGTTACAGCCTAAAACTTGCTCAAAGAAATCTACAGGAACAAAAAGCTCATTATTGATAACTTCAGGAGGAATATCTATTGAATAATATTCTGATCCTTTTGAATAATAAAAAAACACCAAATCGTTATTTTCAGCAAAAGAATACCTGATTAAGATTGCATCAGAATCAAAATAGCTTGACTTGTAGATTTTGGTGTATTTGTCTTTGTGATTATATTCCACCTGATAACCCAAAAACATCGAAATTGAGCCTACAGGAAGCATCAATACTTCTTTTTCTTTAAAAAATGTATAATGAGCGTTTGCTTGAAGATTTTGTCCGTTTACATAAAGACTAAAATTCTTGGAAACTGAAGATGTGTTTTCAGTAGAAAATTGCTTTAATGTAGTGTCCAAAATAATCTCCTTGATAATTTATTGTCTAAGTTATTATATCATTTTGAAATAGTTGAGTAAAGCGTATAAAACTACCTGAAACTTTTGTTAATGTTTTGTTTATGTTTTGTTTTACATAACCTCAAATAAAATGCTATCATTATTAATAAGTTATGGATTTTAATGGAAAAATATTAGAAAAAAAATTTGGTCAAAATTTTTTGACAGATGGTAATCTATTGAAGGCTATTGTGGCAGACGCTGGCATTAACAAAACTGATAACATTTTGGAAATCGGCACAGGCGCTGCGACGCTTACCAAGGCTTTGAGTGAAAATGCCAACAAGGTTGTTTCGTACGAAATCGACCAGACTTTAGAGCCTTTGATAAAAAATAATTTACAAAATGCTGACAATGTCGAGATTATCTTTGAAGATTTTTTGAAATCCCAAGAACAAGACATAATTGATATTTTAGGCGCAGATTATAAAGTCATTGCAAATATTCCTTATTATATTACTTCACCAATAATCTTTAAGTTGATTGATTTTGCGCACGCGCCTAATAGCATTACTATAATGGTGCAATACGAAGTCGGTGAAAGAATAACCGCTAAGCCGGGATCAAAAGAATACGGCGCAATTACGGTAGGAATTAATTCGAAATACGATACAAAAATATTAAGACGCGTAAAAAAAGAGATGTTTGTTCCGCCGCCCAAAGTTGATTCATGCATCGTGCATTTTACTCCAAATTCTTATCAGATAAAAGATCAAAAGTTTTTTAGGCGTGTAGTTAAAAGCGCATTTCACATGCGTAGAAAACAGCTTATCAACAATTTATCCACAGACTTTAATCTTAGTAAAGAAGAACTTAAAAGCATACTAAACTCTTTAAATATAAACGTTAACATACGTGGAGAAGATATGAGCATACAGCAGTTTATATCTCTATCACAAACGCTGTATGATTATATAAATAAATTATAAGAGGGAATTTATGCCTATTATTGACATGCCTTTACATGAACTAAAAAAGTATCAAGGTATCAATCCGCGTCCCCATGATTTTGATGAGTTTTGGGACAAAACACTAAAAGAGCTTGATTCTATTGATCCCGATGTCAAAATTATGCCTTGCAGGGATTTTGAAGCAGTAAATGCTGAATGCTATGATTTGTACTTTACAAGCTTGGGCAATGCAAGAATTTATGCAAAATATTTAAGGCCCAAAAAGATTGACAAAAAATGTCCTGTTATCCTTATGTTCCATGGTTATGGCGGACATAGCGGCGACTGGGCGGACAAAACAGTTTACACCAACGCAGGCTTTATTGTGTTGGCTATGGACACGCGCGGACAAGGCGGCAAGTCTGAAGATAACAATGTTGTAAAAGGTACAACACAAAAGGGTTGCATTATAAGAGGTATAGACGACAGCCCTGAAAAATTACTTTACAGATATATATTTTCAGATACTGCGATGCTGGCAAGAATTGCTCAAACGCTAGACGATGTTGACCCCGATAGGATTTATGCAGCGGGAGGATCGCAAGGCGGAGCTTTGACTTTGGCTTGCGCAGCTTTAGCTCCTAATTTAATCAAAAAAATTGCGCCTGTTTATCCATTTTTGTGCGATTATAAAAGAGTATACGAAATGGATTTGATAATCAACGCTTATGAAGAATTAACATTTTATATTCGGAATTTTGCGCCTACTATAGAACTTATTGAACCTATATGGCAAAAACTTGGATATATAGATTTGCAGTATCTTGCGCCCAGAATAAAAGCTGAAGTGCTGTGGTCTATAGGACTTATGGACAATGTTTGTCCGCCGTCTTGTCAATTTGCGGCATACAATAAAATAACTTCAAAAAAAGACCTTGTTATATATCCAAATTTTGGGCATGAATGGCTGCCGCTACAGTCTGATAAGCAATATATGTTCTTCACTAAGGATTATTAATTTTAAAGCGTGTTTTTTATAACACGCTTTTTTTCACATCAAATACAATCTTTTGCATATAAAATACTATGTATTCGTATTATGACCTTCAAGTAGATATTGGTTATTTATCCAACATGGGGGCAGATGTATTATATATAGGTAATACGGTGCTGGGCAGACCTATTCCATGCTTACATATAGGCGATTATACTCCCAATCAAATTCTCATTCAGGGCAGTATTCATGCAAGAGAACATATAACTTCGCAATTAATAATTGAGCAAATTTATTATGCGCTGAGAAGATATGGAACAAATTTTGGGGGCGGAATTTATTTTGTGCCTATGGTAAATATTGACGGTGTAATGCTTGCACAATTTGGGCTCGATGAAGTACCCCAAAACCGTCATCAGTTTCTTCTTGATGTCAATCAGGGAAGTACAGATTTTTCTTTGTGGAAAGCCAATATCAATGCAGTTGACCTAAACACCAACTTTCCAGCACGCTGGGGAACAGGAGTGCAAAATGTGTTTGTACCTTCACCGTCAGATTATGTAGGACCATATCCTGCTTCTGAACCTGAAACTCAAGCGCTTATGAATATAACAGGACGCGTTTATCCACAAATTACAATAAGTTATCATACAAAAGGGCAAGAAATTTATTGGGAATTTTATCAGCAGGAGCCTAACAGAACAAGAGATTATAATATCGGCGTCGGATTGTCTAATCTTACAACTTATACACTTATAGACGGAACATTGGGAAGTGCAGGAGGATACAAAGACTGGTGTATTCAGAACTTTTTTATTCCTGCTTACACCATAGAAACGGTTGACGCATCATATCCTTATCCAATAGACTATATAGCGTTGGAAGAAGATTGGGAACTAAACAAAGAAGTCCCTATGTTTGCGTTAAACCAGGCAAAAGCTGTTTTTGGTTAACTGCTATTTTTATAAAATTTCTTTCAAAAAAAATGCTGTTATTTAACGGCGCGTTTGTGTTATTATATTTTTTATAAAGAAAGTTTTAAAGGTCTTAATACACTCATGACAGATGAAGAATACATGCGGATTGCATTAAAAGAGGCAAAAAAAGCTCAAAAAACCAAGGATGTGCCCGTTGGCGCTGTAATAGTAAAAGACGGTAAAATTATTGCAAAAGGGCATAATGAACGAGAAAAACATAATGATGCCACCGCTCATGCCGAAGTTGTAGCAATACGACGTGCAAACAAAAAATTAAAAACTTGGTATCTTGACGGATGCGTGCTATATGTAACGATGGAACCGTGTGTTATGTGTTCGGGCGCAATAATTAATTCACGTCTTAAAAAGGTGGTTTTTGGAGCAACTGATTACAGATTTGGTTGCTGCGGTACATTATTCAATTTACCTCAAGATACA from Clostridia bacterium encodes:
- a CDS encoding helix-turn-helix domain-containing protein, yielding YGETNVVDVYIRYLRSKIDYKFGTQYIQTLRGTGYILKDE
- a CDS encoding HAMP domain-containing sensor histidine kinase; the protein is MDADIEIKNKKSFWKRFLSTLLTALLFVPKQIAKIFKKFSAWFNYNVTAKMTMINAVIFTFFGTVLSILIIFITEQSVLTPHISELKHYYSYIASDLYKEYDQEVLVSKAPELKAANIEAAVLSHDNELLWTNLSQTSKSYALLLNTPLNKKVVTETKIMYYAGEVQNNSGNTYKIYLGRHIDSDYYLLLRLKTAVYTIIPLCLVVQLIVGILSGGVLLSPIRKIISQTRKITRDNLSTARLDEGKATGELKELIQVLNQMLDNLQESFEAQERFVSDASHELKTPIAVLQGYSDMLKRWGKKDEAVLDEAVDAIFKETQHMKNLVEMLLFLARTNNKTANLKIENFFLNDLLEEIMKDAQRTCNNRILSTGKMMAFTIDADRELIKQLIRILIDNAIKYTADNGEIKLSCYTDGEFAYVVVQDNGIGISKQDLPHIFERFYRADKARSRGTGSGLGLSIAKKIADVHNAEILISSEPGVGTVVNLKLNLNNDQNSVSQQLIK
- a CDS encoding zinc ribbon domain-containing protein, producing the protein MKCPVCLTQIPDDSVFCTNCGTRIPVESNPQPAQTPQFTYSSPQQPQPQQYYQSRVDDAGCLAILISFLQPFIGFALYLVWKEYRPNSAKTCLITAIVALVLSVFSGIVLGIIGAVSSVAKPSYMDSIGHIINLIKS
- a CDS encoding stage V sporulation T C-terminal domain-containing protein — encoded protein: MKATGIVRRIDELGRVVIPMEIRRTMKIREGDPLEIFTDTDGELILRKYSPMESVEAYAVFLADSISETVETGVIICDKDVIVAVSGLSKKEYLGQNITGELERAIENRKTVLNVSTDKIVSVKFDDSNYRSQIISPIIAAGDVYGAVVLLSKDKVLTDMELKVAVSASNYLGKQLT
- the rsmA gene encoding 16S rRNA (adenine(1518)-N(6)/adenine(1519)-N(6))-dimethyltransferase RsmA, whose product is MDFNGKILEKKFGQNFLTDGNLLKAIVADAGINKTDNILEIGTGAATLTKALSENANKVVSYEIDQTLEPLIKNNLQNADNVEIIFEDFLKSQEQDIIDILGADYKVIANIPYYITSPIIFKLIDFAHAPNSITIMVQYEVGERITAKPGSKEYGAITVGINSKYDTKILRRVKKEMFVPPPKVDSCIVHFTPNSYQIKDQKFFRRVVKSAFHMRRKQLINNLSTDFNLSKEELKSILNSLNINVNIRGEDMSIQQFISLSQTLYDYINKL
- a CDS encoding alpha/beta fold hydrolase encodes the protein MPIIDMPLHELKKYQGINPRPHDFDEFWDKTLKELDSIDPDVKIMPCRDFEAVNAECYDLYFTSLGNARIYAKYLRPKKIDKKCPVILMFHGYGGHSGDWADKTVYTNAGFIVLAMDTRGQGGKSEDNNVVKGTTQKGCIIRGIDDSPEKLLYRYIFSDTAMLARIAQTLDDVDPDRIYAAGGSQGGALTLACAALAPNLIKKIAPVYPFLCDYKRVYEMDLIINAYEELTFYIRNFAPTIELIEPIWQKLGYIDLQYLAPRIKAEVLWSIGLMDNVCPPSCQFAAYNKITSKKDLVIYPNFGHEWLPLQSDKQYMFFTKDY
- a CDS encoding M14 family zinc carboxypeptidase produces the protein MYSYYDLQVDIGYLSNMGADVLYIGNTVLGRPIPCLHIGDYTPNQILIQGSIHAREHITSQLIIEQIYYALRRYGTNFGGGIYFVPMVNIDGVMLAQFGLDEVPQNRHQFLLDVNQGSTDFSLWKANINAVDLNTNFPARWGTGVQNVFVPSPSDYVGPYPASEPETQALMNITGRVYPQITISYHTKGQEIYWEFYQQEPNRTRDYNIGVGLSNLTTYTLIDGTLGSAGGYKDWCIQNFFIPAYTIETVDASYPYPIDYIALEEDWELNKEVPMFALNQAKAVFG
- the tadA gene encoding tRNA adenosine(34) deaminase TadA — translated: MTDEEYMRIALKEAKKAQKTKDVPVGAVIVKDGKIIAKGHNEREKHNDATAHAEVVAIRRANKKLKTWYLDGCVLYVTMEPCVMCSGAIINSRLKKVVFGATDYRFGCCGTLFNLPQDTRFNHRAEVVGGVLQEECAKLLTDFFKRLREK